A stretch of Campylobacter showae DNA encodes these proteins:
- a CDS encoding Na+/H+ antiporter NhaC family protein: MKKILFLSLLPILALAVDPEVAKKNAEIFGFWTLIPPVVAIVLAFITKDVVLSLFIGVFSGTFLINVIDSSIPMTFVKGFTDIVKRVVGSLADSWNAGIVLQVLCIGGVVALITKMGGTKAVAIWLSKKAKTGVSAQISTWVMGLFVFFDDYANSLIVGPIMRPITDKFKVSREKLAFIIDATAAPIAGLAVISTWVGLEISLIKQGYELIGITNVNAFSIFVETMPYRFYNLFMLFFIVCTAFMGREFAGMLKAERRARAGELHPRRGGAMIEDVEDKTLEPKENIKLQSSNAVIPLLVLILGAFVSFYFSGLGSLEGEALESAKAHPLTFHTFQATFGAADASVALFQSALLATVVAIFMAVYRKILTVREAIETWGKGWKTMITTIIILLLAWSLSSVIKELGTSRYLVDLLSQSTPKIVLPAAIFMLGSFISFSTGTSYGTMGILMPLAIPLASAVGIHSGLEGDALHAYMIVNISAVLTGAIFGDHCSPISDTTILSSMGAGCNHIDHVQTQMPYALAVCAISIFAGYFPTALGLSIWIVLPLGLLVTALVVRFVGQRV; this comes from the coding sequence ATGAAAAAGATTTTATTTTTGTCGCTTTTGCCGATCTTGGCGCTGGCCGTAGATCCCGAAGTAGCGAAAAAAAATGCCGAAATATTCGGCTTTTGGACGCTCATACCGCCCGTGGTGGCGATAGTTTTGGCGTTTATCACCAAAGACGTCGTTTTGTCGCTTTTTATCGGCGTTTTTAGCGGAACGTTTCTCATAAACGTCATCGATTCTAGCATCCCGATGACCTTCGTAAAGGGCTTTACTGACATCGTAAAAAGGGTCGTGGGCTCGCTGGCCGATAGCTGGAACGCGGGCATCGTGCTTCAGGTGCTTTGTATCGGCGGCGTGGTCGCGCTCATCACCAAAATGGGCGGAACCAAAGCCGTGGCGATATGGCTGAGCAAAAAGGCTAAAACAGGCGTTTCGGCTCAAATTTCAACTTGGGTGATGGGACTTTTCGTCTTTTTCGACGACTACGCGAACTCCCTCATCGTGGGCCCGATCATGCGCCCGATAACGGACAAATTTAAAGTCTCTCGCGAAAAACTAGCCTTTATCATCGACGCAACCGCCGCTCCGATCGCGGGTCTAGCCGTCATCTCGACTTGGGTCGGGCTTGAGATCTCGCTGATCAAACAAGGCTACGAGCTCATCGGAATAACGAACGTAAACGCCTTTAGTATCTTCGTCGAGACGATGCCTTATAGATTTTACAACCTTTTCATGCTATTTTTCATCGTTTGCACCGCATTTATGGGGCGCGAATTTGCAGGCATGCTAAAAGCCGAGCGCAGAGCTAGAGCGGGCGAACTGCACCCAAGACGGGGCGGAGCTATGATAGAGGACGTCGAGGACAAGACGCTAGAGCCTAAAGAAAATATCAAACTACAAAGCTCAAACGCCGTTATTCCGCTTTTGGTGCTTATTTTGGGCGCGTTCGTTAGCTTTTATTTTAGCGGTTTGGGCTCGCTTGAGGGCGAGGCTCTTGAGAGCGCGAAGGCTCATCCGCTTACGTTCCACACTTTCCAGGCTACGTTCGGCGCGGCTGATGCGTCCGTGGCGCTATTTCAGTCTGCTTTATTAGCTACGGTGGTGGCGATATTTATGGCTGTTTATAGAAAAATTTTGACCGTTCGCGAGGCGATAGAGACATGGGGCAAAGGCTGGAAAACCATGATAACCACGATCATCATCCTGCTTCTTGCGTGGTCGCTTAGCTCGGTGATCAAGGAACTTGGCACGTCTCGCTATCTAGTCGATCTGCTTTCGCAGTCTACGCCAAAGATCGTCCTTCCGGCGGCGATTTTTATGCTGGGTTCGTTTATCAGCTTTTCTACCGGCACCAGCTACGGCACGATGGGCATTTTGATGCCGCTTGCGATACCGCTAGCTAGCGCGGTCGGTATACACAGCGGACTAGAGGGCGACGCCTTGCACGCGTATATGATAGTAAATATCTCAGCCGTTTTAACGGGTGCGATATTTGGCGATCACTGCTCGCCGATCTCGGATACAACGATACTCTCGTCTATGGGTGCTGGGTGTAACCACATCGATCACGTCCAGACTCAGATGCCTTATGCGCTTGCCGTTTGCGCGATCAGTATTTTTGCGGGATATTTCCCTACTGCGCTTGGCCTAAGCATCTGGATAGTGCTTCCTTTAGGGCTTTTGGTGACGGCTTTGGTTGTTAGATTCGTCGGGCAAAGGGTTTAA